A genomic segment from Nodularia sphaerocarpa UHCC 0038 encodes:
- a CDS encoding chemotaxis protein CheB — protein sequence MNSQSNSSDGKVSQKELFPVVGMGASAGGLEAFRELLSHLPTDTGMAFVLIQHLSPHQKSLLTEILARTTQMPVVEVEHGMVVEPNHVYVIPPNTMMTISQGILQLSPREKTHGFSMTVDTFFISLAQERGNKAIGVVLSGGDSDGTKGLESIKAAGGITFAQCEESAKVNSMPNTAVASGYVDFILTPQKIAEELANISDHPYVNHPTSVKAIDTIPETGDALTNIFSLLRTATKVDFSHYKKTTLKRRIQRRMMLSKLDKLEDYVIYLQENPAQIKALYQDLLITVTSFFRDPEAFEALKTEIFPIITKNRTPNSPIRIWVAGCSTGEEAYSIAICLLEFLTNQGINLPIQIFATDINESAIEQARNGIYKINQVANILPERLQRFFVTVEGGYQISKPVRELCVFARQNLIGDPPFSRLDLITCRNVLIYLGSAVQKKLLPIFHYGLNSNGFLMLGTSETVGEFPDLFALVDRKNKIYSRKITATRLGMDLITNNYPLEPVNTQPPVSADTWNDLELYKAADLIVLNDYAPVGVIINEDWEILQFRGNTSPYLQPPLGRPNFNLLKMAKDELRLELRTAIHQAKNKEVPVSKSGIQIKDNEQFRQVKIDVVPFKPAAAREWYFLVMFASSSSSKTIVEAVSPPDRTGRRKPKEQEQEVNRLKQDLAANKEYLQSIIEEQQATNEDLRAANEEILSSNEELQSTNEELETAKEEIQATNEELNTINDELQRRNIQSNEVTNDLQNLLSSINIPILMLGGNLQIRRYTPVAEKIFNLISSDMGRPISDINHNLNIPDLEKQILDVIGTLNFKTQEVQDKNGRWYDLRIRPYRTIDNKIDGAVVILVDIDDLKRSSEQIRTSRDYVQAIVDTMRESLVVLDVNLRVISANQFFYDTFQVLPAETEQRLVYEIGNGQWNIPQLRSLLEEILPYQNQFQGLEVEHNFEQIGHKIMRLNARKMTLTDNREMILLVIEDITQQKQLEAERTHLLGQEQSARNAAEAANRAKDEFLSILSHELRNPLNSMLGWSKLLQKKQFDQATINKGLAAIERSAQAQAHLITDLLDISRISAGRLRMDAQKLDLVSVIESAMEVVRFSAEAKNIQIESNLTPAPRSMVGDAIRLQQVFWNLLSNAIKFTPTGGKVAITLDYTDFQAQIQISDTGYGISADFLPHIFERFRQADGSRTRSNPGLGLGLSIVRYLVELHGGTIDAESQGEGQGATFTVRLPLQSPKEQISLPISTEPAACTNQPELPIEQIPSLEGVRVLVVDDQADICQLFKIVLEDYGAEMTGVESAKEALGTLKANPGGYDVLLSDIGLPEEDGYSLIRQVRELSPEAGGQIPAAALTAYAEYADHTEALAAGFQMHVAKPIPPAQLLSIVATLAGRLK from the coding sequence ATGAACTCTCAATCCAACTCTTCTGACGGGAAGGTTAGCCAAAAGGAATTATTTCCCGTAGTGGGAATGGGTGCTTCTGCGGGAGGATTAGAGGCATTTAGAGAACTACTCAGCCATTTACCTACGGATACAGGTATGGCCTTTGTCTTAATTCAGCATCTCAGTCCCCATCAAAAAAGTTTGTTGACAGAGATTCTGGCTCGCACCACCCAAATGCCTGTGGTAGAAGTAGAGCATGGCATGGTTGTAGAACCAAATCATGTGTATGTGATTCCACCCAATACGATGATGACCATTAGTCAAGGAATCCTGCAACTGAGTCCACGAGAAAAGACGCATGGATTTTCCATGACAGTTGATACTTTCTTTATTTCCTTAGCACAAGAACGGGGAAACAAAGCCATTGGGGTTGTACTGTCGGGAGGTGACTCCGACGGCACAAAGGGACTAGAATCAATCAAAGCGGCTGGGGGAATTACTTTTGCTCAGTGTGAAGAATCGGCAAAAGTTAATAGTATGCCGAATACAGCCGTGGCTTCTGGATATGTAGATTTTATTTTAACACCACAAAAAATTGCCGAAGAATTAGCTAATATCAGTGATCATCCCTACGTTAATCATCCCACCTCAGTTAAAGCCATAGATACAATACCTGAAACCGGAGATGCCCTGACAAACATCTTCAGTCTGCTGCGAACTGCGACAAAAGTTGACTTTAGCCATTACAAGAAAACCACCCTGAAGCGGCGCATCCAGCGACGGATGATGTTATCTAAACTAGACAAGCTAGAAGATTACGTCATTTATCTCCAAGAGAACCCGGCACAAATTAAAGCTTTATATCAAGATTTACTAATTACTGTCACCAGTTTTTTCCGCGATCCCGAAGCCTTTGAAGCCTTAAAGACAGAAATTTTTCCGATAATTACCAAAAATAGAACCCCAAACTCACCCATCCGCATTTGGGTAGCTGGTTGTTCCACAGGTGAAGAAGCCTACTCTATCGCTATCTGCTTGCTAGAGTTTTTAACTAATCAGGGAATTAATCTTCCCATCCAGATTTTTGCCACCGATATCAACGAATCAGCAATTGAACAAGCTCGCAACGGTATTTATAAAATAAATCAAGTAGCAAATATTTTACCAGAACGGCTCCAGCGCTTCTTTGTCACCGTCGAGGGCGGTTATCAAATTAGCAAGCCAGTGCGGGAACTGTGCGTTTTTGCCAGACAAAACCTGATTGGCGATCCCCCATTTTCCCGATTGGATTTAATTACCTGTCGCAATGTGCTAATTTATTTGGGCAGCGCTGTGCAGAAAAAGCTACTGCCTATTTTCCACTACGGTCTGAATTCCAATGGTTTTTTGATGTTAGGCACATCGGAAACAGTCGGTGAGTTCCCGGACTTGTTTGCTTTAGTGGATAGAAAGAATAAAATATACTCGCGGAAAATCACTGCAACTCGCTTGGGCATGGATCTGATTACCAACAACTATCCTTTAGAACCTGTCAACACCCAGCCACCAGTCAGCGCAGATACCTGGAATGATCTGGAACTTTATAAAGCTGCTGACCTGATTGTGTTAAATGACTACGCTCCGGTGGGTGTAATTATTAACGAAGATTGGGAAATTTTGCAATTCCGGGGAAATACCAGTCCTTATCTGCAACCGCCACTAGGCAGACCCAATTTTAATTTACTGAAGATGGCGAAAGATGAATTACGGTTAGAGTTACGTACCGCTATTCATCAAGCCAAAAATAAAGAAGTGCCGGTGAGTAAGTCAGGCATACAAATCAAAGATAATGAGCAATTCAGGCAGGTAAAAATTGATGTTGTGCCGTTTAAACCTGCTGCGGCTAGAGAATGGTACTTTTTAGTGATGTTTGCATCATCATCCTCCTCAAAGACTATTGTAGAGGCAGTTAGCCCTCCTGATCGGACTGGGCGACGCAAGCCCAAGGAGCAAGAGCAAGAGGTTAACCGACTCAAACAGGACTTAGCAGCCAATAAAGAGTATCTGCAATCAATTATTGAAGAGCAGCAAGCCACCAATGAAGATTTACGAGCCGCTAACGAAGAAATTCTCTCCAGCAACGAAGAATTACAAAGCACCAATGAGGAATTAGAAACAGCCAAGGAAGAAATTCAGGCTACCAACGAAGAATTGAATACGATTAATGACGAATTGCAACGGCGTAATATCCAGTCAAACGAAGTCACCAACGATTTACAAAATCTCCTCAGCAGTATTAATATTCCCATCCTGATGTTGGGAGGAAATCTGCAAATTCGCCGCTATACCCCGGTAGCTGAGAAAATTTTTAACCTGATTTCCAGTGATATGGGGCGACCAATCAGTGATATTAATCACAACTTGAATATTCCTGACTTAGAGAAACAAATTTTAGATGTAATTGGTACTCTCAATTTTAAAACGCAAGAAGTTCAAGACAAAAACGGGCGTTGGTATGACCTGCGGATTCGACCTTATCGGACAATAGACAACAAAATTGATGGTGCTGTGGTGATTTTAGTTGATATTGACGACCTCAAACGCAGTTCGGAGCAGATTAGAACATCCAGAGATTATGTGCAGGCCATTGTGGATACCATGCGCGAATCTCTCGTGGTGCTAGATGTCAATTTACGAGTAATCAGCGCCAATCAATTTTTCTACGATACTTTCCAGGTTCTACCAGCAGAAACAGAACAACGCCTGGTTTACGAAATCGGGAATGGACAGTGGAATATTCCCCAGTTGCGATCGCTTTTAGAAGAAATTCTCCCATATCAAAACCAGTTTCAAGGTCTGGAAGTTGAACACAACTTTGAGCAAATTGGACACAAAATCATGCGGCTCAATGCCCGAAAAATGACCCTAACAGACAATAGGGAAATGATTCTGCTGGTAATTGAAGACATTACTCAGCAAAAGCAATTAGAAGCAGAACGCACCCACCTTTTAGGTCAAGAACAATCAGCTCGCAATGCTGCGGAAGCCGCCAACCGCGCCAAAGATGAGTTTTTATCGATTCTCTCCCACGAACTGCGGAACCCACTTAATTCTATGCTGGGCTGGTCGAAGTTATTACAAAAGAAGCAATTTGATCAAGCGACAATTAATAAGGGGTTAGCAGCTATTGAGCGCAGCGCCCAAGCTCAAGCTCATCTAATTACAGATTTGTTAGACATCTCCCGTATTAGTGCCGGGAGGCTGCGGATGGATGCCCAAAAACTTGATTTGGTCTCCGTAATTGAATCTGCTATGGAGGTTGTCCGGTTCTCAGCCGAAGCCAAAAATATTCAAATTGAATCAAACCTAACTCCTGCACCCAGAAGTATGGTAGGCGATGCGATTCGCTTACAGCAGGTTTTTTGGAATTTACTTTCTAACGCGATTAAATTTACTCCAACCGGGGGCAAAGTTGCCATCACCCTAGATTACACTGATTTTCAGGCTCAGATTCAAATCAGCGACACTGGTTATGGCATTAGTGCTGACTTTTTACCCCACATCTTTGAGCGATTCCGTCAAGCAGATGGGAGCAGAACCCGCTCCAACCCTGGCTTGGGACTGGGGCTTTCTATTGTCCGCTATTTGGTAGAACTCCACGGCGGTACAATTGATGCCGAAAGCCAGGGTGAAGGTCAAGGGGCAACTTTTACCGTCCGGCTACCTCTGCAATCTCCCAAGGAACAGATATCTCTGCCAATATCCACGGAACCAGCCGCCTGCACAAATCAGCCAGAACTGCCAATTGAGCAAATTCCATCTCTGGAAGGAGTGCGGGTCTTAGTCGTAGATGATCAAGCAGATATATGCCAGTTATTTAAAATCGTGCTAGAAGACTACGGAGCGGAAATGACAGGAGTAGAATCAGCAAAAGAAGCTCTAGGAACACTGAAAGCCAACCCCGGTGGGTATGATGTACTTTTATCTGACATTGGTTTACCAGAAGAGGACGGTTATAGCTTAATTCGTCAGGTGAGAGAGTTGAGTCCTGAAGCCGGGGGACAAATTCCCGCCGCCGCCCTCACCGCCTATGCTGAATATGCAGACCATACAGAGGCTTTAGCCGCAGGTTTTCAAATGCACGTCGCTAAACCTATTCCGCCGGCGCAATTATTATCCATAGTTGCTACTTTGGCTGGGAGATTGAAATAG
- the glp gene encoding gephyrin-like molybdotransferase Glp has protein sequence MLSVRDAEAIILNLVQPLDPQRDIEIIDLLAADHRILSTPVTSKLDFPHWDNSAMDGYAVRYEDVQHSSDAQPSILEIIEEIPAGYQPQSTVKAGQAARIFTGAVMPTGADTVVMQEKTRREENRVFILAAPQPEEFVRHKGAFYQGGKQLLPRGIKLHPPEIAVLAAAQCAKLSVYRRPRVAIFSSGDELVTPDQILQPGQIVDSNQYALAALVRKSGAEPLLLGIVQDNPDALREAIASAIADADIVLSSGGVSVGDYDYIDKILESLGAEIHIRSVAISPGKPLTVATFPTPPVTERLVLSEVEVSRSNSPIYFGLPGNPVSAMVTFWRFVQPAMRKLSGLAGGWEPKFLQVRSHHELKSNGKRETYIWGSLHLIDGVYEFHKAGGSHSSGNLINLAQTNALAILPVGQTVISPQAEVQVLRVG, from the coding sequence ATGCTATCAGTTAGGGATGCAGAGGCAATTATTTTAAATTTGGTGCAACCCTTAGATCCACAACGGGATATAGAAATTATAGATTTATTGGCAGCAGACCATCGCATTTTGTCTACTCCTGTCACCAGTAAATTAGATTTTCCTCATTGGGATAATTCCGCAATGGATGGCTATGCAGTCCGTTATGAAGATGTCCAGCACTCTAGCGACGCACAGCCATCTATTTTAGAAATTATTGAAGAGATTCCCGCAGGATATCAACCCCAGTCTACAGTCAAAGCAGGGCAAGCTGCGCGGATTTTTACAGGTGCGGTGATGCCAACGGGGGCGGATACTGTGGTAATGCAGGAGAAGACACGCCGAGAAGAAAACCGGGTATTTATTTTGGCTGCACCCCAACCAGAGGAATTTGTGAGACACAAAGGGGCTTTTTACCAAGGGGGAAAACAACTATTACCCAGAGGAATTAAATTACATCCGCCTGAAATTGCAGTTTTAGCGGCGGCGCAATGTGCGAAATTAAGTGTTTACCGTCGTCCGCGTGTGGCAATTTTTTCTAGTGGTGACGAGTTAGTAACACCTGATCAAATTTTGCAACCTGGTCAAATTGTCGATTCTAATCAATATGCTTTAGCTGCATTGGTGAGGAAATCGGGAGCAGAACCGTTATTATTGGGTATTGTTCAGGATAATCCAGATGCTTTGCGAGAGGCGATCGCCTCCGCCATAGCTGATGCTGATATAGTTTTATCGTCTGGTGGTGTGTCTGTAGGCGATTATGACTATATTGATAAAATTTTAGAATCACTCGGCGCAGAAATTCATATTCGCTCTGTAGCCATTAGTCCCGGTAAACCCCTCACCGTCGCCACTTTCCCCACTCCCCCGGTTACTGAGCGACTTGTACTGAGCGAAGTCGAAGTAAGTCGAAGTAACTCCCCAATTTACTTTGGTTTACCGGGAAATCCTGTTTCGGCTATGGTGACTTTCTGGCGATTTGTGCAACCAGCTATGAGAAAGCTTTCCGGGTTGGCTGGAGGTTGGGAACCGAAATTTTTGCAAGTGCGATCGCATCACGAGTTAAAATCCAATGGCAAGCGGGAAACTTACATTTGGGGTAGCTTGCATTTAATTGATGGGGTTTACGAATTTCACAAAGCTGGTGGTAGTCACAGTTCGGGCAATTTAATTAATTTAGCACAAACTAATGCCTTAGCGATACTGCCTGTGGGTCAAACAGTTATTTCTCCACAAGCAGAGGTGCAAGTTTTACGGGTGGGGTAA
- a CDS encoding RDD family protein → MTIERVPETHYPKADIGRRGMALGLDFLGVWLISSILGGNQIGIQWVQILVFLFCWVIFRILVVYNNQGQSLGRWAFDLKILEVRNGEITGRIPTLRSLLKREAIIGLAALLVSIALANIRANPTAILLLIPLAIDCGAALSDNQMQQALHDRYGGTFIVSSRRGYSLDIKIKRLVAKMRRSVRR, encoded by the coding sequence ATGACTATAGAACGAGTCCCCGAAACACACTATCCCAAAGCTGATATTGGGCGGCGAGGAATGGCATTAGGGCTAGATTTCCTGGGAGTCTGGTTAATCAGTTCTATATTGGGAGGGAATCAAATCGGTATCCAGTGGGTGCAAATTCTGGTTTTTCTGTTCTGCTGGGTGATTTTTCGCATCCTGGTAGTTTACAACAATCAAGGGCAGAGCTTAGGGCGTTGGGCTTTTGACCTGAAAATTCTCGAAGTCCGTAATGGCGAAATTACAGGCAGAATCCCCACGTTGCGATCGCTGCTCAAACGAGAAGCTATAATCGGACTTGCTGCGCTTTTGGTGTCAATTGCCCTGGCTAACATCAGAGCCAACCCCACTGCTATACTGCTATTAATTCCCCTAGCCATTGATTGTGGCGCTGCTTTGTCTGACAACCAGATGCAGCAAGCCCTACACGACCGCTACGGTGGAACTTTCATAGTTTCGTCGCGCCGGGGCTACTCGCTAGATATAAAGATTAAGCGATTAGTTGCAAAAATGCGCCGAAGTGTGAGAAGATAG
- the rpmG gene encoding 50S ribosomal protein L33: MAKSKGARIIMTLECTECRTNPDKRSPGVSRYTSTKNRRNTTNRVELKKFCTHCNKHTVHKEIK; encoded by the coding sequence ATGGCTAAGAGTAAAGGTGCGCGTATCATAATGACACTCGAATGTACAGAGTGTCGGACTAATCCAGACAAGCGATCGCCTGGTGTTTCGAGATACACCAGCACCAAGAACCGTCGCAACACGACCAACCGTGTAGAACTGAAAAAGTTCTGTACACACTGCAACAAACATACTGTTCACAAGGAAATTAAGTAA
- the rpsR gene encoding 30S ribosomal protein S18 — protein sequence MSYYRRRLSPIKPGDPIDYKDVDLLRKFITERGKILPRRITGLTCKQQRDLTLAIKRARIVALLPFVNAEA from the coding sequence ATGAGTTACTATCGTCGTCGCCTGTCTCCCATTAAGCCAGGAGACCCCATTGATTACAAAGATGTTGATTTGTTGCGTAAGTTTATCACCGAACGGGGAAAAATATTACCACGTCGGATTACTGGGCTTACCTGTAAGCAACAGCGAGATTTGACATTAGCAATTAAACGGGCGCGGATTGTGGCATTGTTGCCATTCGTCAATGCGGAAGCTTAA